In the Planctomycetota bacterium genome, one interval contains:
- the trxA gene encoding thioredoxin has product MSENVVAITDSNFENEVTKSSLPVLLDFWAPWCGPCRMLGPIVEKLADDYKGKVKVGKVNTDDNPETATKYRISAIPTLMIFKGGKLMEQIVGMRSKDELAKLVDNYI; this is encoded by the coding sequence ATGTCAGAAAATGTTGTAGCGATAACAGATAGTAATTTTGAAAACGAAGTGACCAAAAGCAGCCTGCCGGTGTTGTTGGATTTTTGGGCGCCCTGGTGCGGCCCCTGCCGGATGTTGGGCCCGATAGTTGAAAAGCTTGCCGATGATTATAAGGGCAAAGTCAAGGTAGGAAAGGTTAATACAGACGATAATCCGGAAACCGCGACGAAATACAGGATTTCGGCCATCCCGACCCTGATGATATTTAAAGGCGGCAAATTAATGGAACAGATTGTCGGGATGCGTTCCAAGGATGAACTAGCCAAGCTGGTGGATAATTATATTTAA
- a CDS encoding GDP-mannose 4,6-dehydratase has product MRYLITGGAGFIGSHLAEALLNKKHEVFVIDDLSTGSIKNIEHIRNNPRFYYAIDTIFNEPVLAELIDQSDVIFHLAAAVGVRLIVESPVRTIETNISGTEVVLRHASKKKKKVFIASTSEVYGKSNKIPFKESDDTILGPTCRSRWSYACSKAIDEFLSIAYWREKKTPTVIARLFNTVGPRQTGSYGMVIPRFVQQALCGEPMTVYGNGKQSRCFTAVTDVVGAIIKLVNTNKAVGEVFNIGSKNEITINELARKIKAKTNSKSTVKHIPYDKAYESGFEDMLRRVPDLKKINKTIGYKPTKNIDQILDEVIAYTRKTGA; this is encoded by the coding sequence ATGCGTTATTTAATCACGGGCGGCGCCGGCTTTATCGGGTCGCATCTTGCCGAGGCTTTGCTTAATAAGAAACACGAAGTATTCGTTATAGACGACCTTTCAACCGGCTCCATAAAAAATATCGAGCATATCAGGAATAATCCGCGGTTTTATTACGCGATAGACACCATTTTCAACGAGCCGGTCCTGGCGGAATTGATTGACCAGAGCGATGTCATTTTCCATCTGGCGGCGGCGGTCGGGGTGCGGTTGATTGTGGAAAGCCCGGTCCGGACTATCGAGACGAATATCTCCGGAACGGAAGTGGTTTTAAGGCATGCCTCCAAGAAAAAGAAGAAGGTTTTTATCGCTTCCACATCAGAGGTCTACGGCAAAAGCAATAAGATTCCGTTTAAGGAATCGGATGACACGATTCTTGGCCCCACTTGCCGTAGCCGCTGGAGTTACGCCTGCTCCAAGGCGATAGACGAGTTTTTATCAATCGCTTACTGGCGCGAGAAAAAAACGCCCACGGTCATCGCCCGCTTGTTTAACACGGTCGGACCGAGGCAAACCGGCAGTTACGGAATGGTCATCCCGCGCTTTGTCCAGCAGGCGCTTTGCGGTGAGCCTATGACGGTTTACGGAAACGGGAAACAATCGCGCTGTTTCACCGCGGTGACGGACGTGGTCGGCGCAATTATTAAGTTAGTTAATACCAATAAGGCGGTGGGAGAGGTTTTTAATATCGGCAGTAAAAATGAGATCACCATAAATGAACTTGCACGCAAGATAAAAGCCAAAACCAACAGCAAATCTACCGTAAAACATATTCCTTATGATAAAGCCTACGAATCAGGATTTGAAGATATGCTAAGGCGTGTCCCGGATTTAAAGAAAATAAATAAAACCATCGGCTATAAGCCGACCAAGAATATTGACCAGATACTGGATGAGGTAATCGCATATACGAGAAAGACAGGGGCTTAA
- a CDS encoding glutaredoxin family protein: MKQVKVYSTPTCPWCRKAKEYLQNKGIQFENCDVSSDRAKADEMVKLTGQMGVPVIVIDKEIIIGFDTAKIDKLLS; encoded by the coding sequence ATGAAACAAGTTAAGGTCTATTCGACCCCGACCTGCCCCTGGTGCCGGAAGGCAAAAGAGTATCTGCAAAACAAGGGAATCCAGTTCGAGAATTGCGATGTCTCCTCTGACCGCGCCAAAGCCGATGAAATGGTCAAATTAACCGGGCAGATGGGAGTTCCGGTAATCGTAATCGACAAGGAAATCATAATCGGTTTTGATACGGCCAAGATTGATAAATTGCTGTCTTAA
- a CDS encoding acyltransferase: MARIVRCGLIQAANAKGPKESNSAIKKAMVDKHVRLIAEAHRKKVQVLCLQELFYGPYFAAEQNHRWYDMAEKVPSGATTKLMQQLAKKYKMVLVVPLMEEVMKGEYYNTAVVIDADGKYLGKYRKSHIPHCFPGFWEKFYFRPGNLGYPVFETAYAKIGVYLCYDRHFPEGPRIMGLNGAEIVFNPNATVAGLSEHIWKLEMPAHAAFNQYYVGVINRVGKEYWDIGEFYGTSFFADPRGQIISQASRTKEELLVADLDLDKITEVRDKWQFYRDRRPETYIERTPCL, translated from the coding sequence ATGGCAAGAATTGTCAGATGCGGATTGATTCAAGCGGCTAATGCCAAAGGGCCCAAGGAATCCAATAGCGCCATCAAAAAAGCAATGGTGGATAAACACGTCAGGCTAATCGCCGAAGCGCACCGTAAAAAGGTCCAGGTTTTATGCCTGCAGGAATTATTCTACGGGCCGTATTTTGCCGCCGAGCAGAATCACCGCTGGTATGATATGGCGGAAAAAGTCCCTTCGGGTGCGACCACCAAACTCATGCAGCAGCTTGCCAAGAAATATAAGATGGTTTTGGTTGTTCCTTTAATGGAAGAAGTGATGAAAGGCGAATATTACAACACCGCCGTAGTGATTGACGCGGACGGCAAATACCTCGGTAAATACCGAAAGTCCCATATCCCCCATTGCTTCCCGGGCTTCTGGGAAAAATTCTATTTCCGCCCCGGTAACCTCGGATACCCGGTATTTGAAACGGCTTACGCCAAAATCGGCGTTTATCTTTGCTACGACCGCCACTTCCCGGAAGGGCCGCGAATCATGGGATTAAACGGCGCGGAAATAGTTTTTAACCCCAACGCGACCGTCGCGGGATTATCCGAACACATCTGGAAACTGGAAATGCCCGCCCATGCCGCATTTAACCAATACTATGTCGGCGTAATCAACCGCGTAGGAAAAGAATATTGGGATATCGGCGAATTCTACGGCACAAGCTTCTTTGCCGACCCGCGCGGGCAGATTATCAGCCAGGCCTCGCGCACTAAAGAAGAACTGCTGGTTGCCGATTTGGACCTCGATAAAATAACCGAAGTCAGGGACAAATGGCAATTCTACCGGGACCGCCGCCCGGAAACTTATATCGAAAGGACGCCATGCTTATAA